From the Mesotoga prima MesG1.Ag.4.2 genome, the window ATTCGTCGTCGCTTCTCGAAGTGAGAACGACTGGAAATCCCGTTCCAATAAGTAGACCAGCAGTTCTCGACTTGCCCAGATGGGCAAGTCCCTTTATAAGATTTGCCGCCGATTCGAGATTTGAACAGACTAGAATATCGGCATCCCCTCCCACTTCCGACTGGATCCCCTTATTTAGGGCCGCCTCCTTTTTCAGAGCCGTATCGAGAGGCATTGGTCCGTCCACAAGACATTCTCCAAACTCGCCCCTCTCGGCCATTTTCGAAAGTACGGCCGCTTCAATGAGATCTCTATTAGTTACCGATATTCTCTCGTTGATACCAATCACTGCAATCTTAGGACACTTCAGGCCTATCGATCTCGCAAAACCTGCCGCGTTTCGAAGTATCTCAGCTTTTTCTCTCAGATCAGGAGCTACGTTTACCGTTCCATCCGTTATGAAGAGTAGTTTTGGGTGGTCCGGAATCTCCATACAGGATACATGGCTTATCAACCTACCGGCAATCTTTACATTTTCGCTCCTGAATAAAGTTCTTAGAAACACCGCCGTATTGATGTTTCCCTTCATCAAGACGGCTGGCGTTTTCCCATTTACCGAGGCTGCCGCTCGTGAGACGTTTTCCTCTTCCATCTCACCTTCAACTATTTGAACCTCCTTCAAGAATTCTGCTGGTGTAATCTCACTTATCTTTTCGAAACTACCGTACATAGTCACTTCGATCTTGCTGTTCGATTCGGCGATCGACCTTATTGCTTCAATGGTTGATTTATCATGTGGTTGAACGCAGAGTATCCTTATTTTTTTGTCTAGATCTTTTACTTTACGCGTAAAAACGGAAAGGGAACTAACCATCTCTTTCACCTCAGTAATCCAGGGCATCTTCAGATCCGCTAATAACTCTGTGGGCTCCTTCGGCAAGGCTTTCCATCTCGTATTCGCCAGGGAAGAGAAGAACTCTGAACCCCTTGAGTTTGGAAAGAAGCCTCTCCCTTACGTAATCACATTTCACCACGCCGCCTGTCAAGGCAAGAGCATCTGGAAATCCATCAAAAACTGCTAAAAGGCTGTAAGAATACTTGGCGATATTATAGATATATGCTTCGAGAGGGGCACTGTCGATTTCTTCTTTCATTACCCTTCTTGCTATACTTTCGACGTCGCGCATTCCATAGTGAGAGAATAGTCCTCCCCGGTGAGTTAGGTAGTCCAGATAGTCGTCCCGCTCTCGAGCAAACTCCGCCAGTTCATGGGAGGGCAATGCGCCGGCTCTTTCCACAGAAAAGGGTCCCTCTTTATCGCTATTATAGAGATCTACCATCCTCCCATTCGAATGAGCGCTCACCGAGGATCCGCCTCCAAGATGAGCAACTATAAGCTTGGCATCTTCATAATTCTTGCCCAGTTTTGTCGCTGCTTTTCTCGCGACAGCCTTCATGTTCAGCGCGTGCGAAAGTGAATTTCTTCTTATTTCGTTTATTCCCGTGTATCTCGCCCACTCGGCCAGTTCATCAACACTTATCGGGTCGACAGTGAACGCCTGGATTCCAAACTCCTCGGCCATTTCTGATGCTATGACTACTGCTGTGTTTGCCGGGTGCATTCCCTGGAGTCCGCGCCTGGCATCATCAACCATCTCTTTATTAACCCTATATACGCCTGACTCGAGAGGTTTCAGCCGACCGCCCCGTGCTGCGACGGCGGCTAAATCGGAAGGTCTCACCCCGTTTAAATCAAGTTCCTTTACAATCTGTCGCTTCCTTATTGTATACTGATCGGGAAAGAGAGGAAGATCAAGCATGTCGTCATCAAGTGGAATAGTCTTTTTGAATACTTCTTCAGTATCCCTGAAGACCGCAACCTTTGTTGATGTGGATCCCGGATTTATTACTAGAATCAGGCTCATTTCATGAAGTCTCCCACTATCCTCTTGAATTCATCGATCTCAAGAACTGTGTTTCTAATGCGGCCTTCTTTTCGAACGATTTCCGTCAGCTCTTCAATTTGATCTTCATTAGCCTCTATTCCGAGTCTCTTCAGCCAGTATTTTATGCTTGCCTGGCCGCTGAAGGCACCAAGTTTGACCTGTATTTCTCCCATACCGACCAGCGAAGGGAGGTACGGAGTCATTGCTGCGTTTATTCCTGCTTTATTCAACTTGTCTATTGCATCGACTACAATGCCTGATTCAACCCAGAAAAGGCGCTTGCCTACGACGGGTTTGTTGTTTGCGACCTGAATTTTCGAGATGTCCTCAACCAGTCTTGAAGTGTAGCCGATTTTCGAGAGATCAATACCGGTATCTATGCCCATTAGCAGCTTAAGACCGGCAGCCACTTCCTCGGTGGCCACGTTTCCGGTTCTTTCGCCAAGGCCGTTTATTGAGCTATGAATGCCCGATACGCCTGCCCTCACTGCGGCGAAAACAGATCCCATTGCAAGGCCAAATTCGTTGTGTACGTGGAATTCAAAGGGAATGTTGGGAATAGCCTTTCTAAGTTCAGTGAAGATGAATTCGATTGCAAATGGCGAGGCGACACCAAAACTGTCTACGAAGACCATACTTTCCGGCTTCGCCTGCTTAGCCACTTCTGTGAATATCTTAAGAACGTAGTCGAATGAAGATCTTGTTGCATCCCATCCCATGAAAGTAGGCTTCATGCCCTGTTCCTTTGCGTAAAGTATTGCCGAAACTACTCTGTCCACGAGCTTTTCGGGGGAGACTCCATACACGAGTTCATTGTCATAAGGATTAACTGCGTGCTCAATAACCACCCGGGTAGCGCCACAATCAAGAGACTCGTCTATGTCTTTTTTCAAAGACCTTGCAAAGGGAACGATCTCTGAGTCGAGCTTCATATCGACTAGCCTTCTTATTGCTCTCTTGTTCTCATCCGATACAATCGGCATTCCCACCTCTATGGATTTGACACCTAGTTCGTTAAGTGCAACCCCTATTCTTACCCTCTGATCCTCGTTCCATGTAAGGCCACAGGTCTGTTCACCGTCTCTGAGAGTGACATCGTGTATGTAGATACTGTCTTTTGCGTCTTTTCCCCTTATTTTGTTTTCGTAGTTTAGAGGGCAGACCCAACGGGAATCGTCGAAGTATGGCGTTCCGTTCAATTTCATGTACTCAAGGTCTTTTGGTTTCATGCTATACCTCCTCAGTAGTTATCTCTGGCAGCACGAGTGAGTTCTGAAGGACAGAAACACTCTTACCAGGACAAATCAATCGGTCAACTACAGATTGAATATCTGGATTGACACGTAATCCTAGCTCATCAAATTCCTCAGCAAACTTTGTGTCGCTGACAATGTGAACCTTCTTCTTCTGCAGTACTTTTCTTACGGCGTAAGCCGCTACATAAGCGAGGGGATCTTCGGTGGTTATCATATCGAGTTTCTCTAGAATTTCATTTTCCTCAAGTTTTAAGAGAGAAGCGAAAAGTGGATGGTCTCCAAAACCCTCGTCAAGTGAAGAAACCATAACGATATCCCCACCATCTTTGGTAATCAAGTCCGACGTGTACAGAGCCTTGCCGCATTGCCAGAAATCAGTTACAGAAGGAAAGGAAGAAATGACCGTAACATCTGTCCTT encodes:
- a CDS encoding phosphate acyltransferase; this encodes MVSSLSVFTRKVKDLDKKIRILCVQPHDKSTIEAIRSIAESNSKIEVTMYGSFEKISEITPAEFLKEVQIVEGEMEEENVSRAAASVNGKTPAVLMKGNINTAVFLRTLFRSENVKIAGRLISHVSCMEIPDHPKLLFITDGTVNVAPDLREKAEILRNAAGFARSIGLKCPKIAVIGINERISVTNRDLIEAAVLSKMAERGEFGECLVDGPMPLDTALKKEAALNKGIQSEVGGDADILVCSNLESAANLIKGLAHLGKSRTAGLLIGTGFPVVLTSRSDDEFAKMASLSIAIVSAAG
- a CDS encoding LeuA family protein; amino-acid sequence: MKPKDLEYMKLNGTPYFDDSRWVCPLNYENKIRGKDAKDSIYIHDVTLRDGEQTCGLTWNEDQRVRIGVALNELGVKSIEVGMPIVSDENKRAIRRLVDMKLDSEIVPFARSLKKDIDESLDCGATRVVIEHAVNPYDNELVYGVSPEKLVDRVVSAILYAKEQGMKPTFMGWDATRSSFDYVLKIFTEVAKQAKPESMVFVDSFGVASPFAIEFIFTELRKAIPNIPFEFHVHNEFGLAMGSVFAAVRAGVSGIHSSINGLGERTGNVATEEVAAGLKLLMGIDTGIDLSKIGYTSRLVEDISKIQVANNKPVVGKRLFWVESGIVVDAIDKLNKAGINAAMTPYLPSLVGMGEIQVKLGAFSGQASIKYWLKRLGIEANEDQIEELTEIVRKEGRIRNTVLEIDEFKRIVGDFMK
- the buk gene encoding butyrate kinase, whose product is MSLILVINPGSTSTKVAVFRDTEEVFKKTIPLDDDMLDLPLFPDQYTIRKRQIVKELDLNGVRPSDLAAVAARGGRLKPLESGVYRVNKEMVDDARRGLQGMHPANTAVVIASEMAEEFGIQAFTVDPISVDELAEWARYTGINEIRRNSLSHALNMKAVARKAATKLGKNYEDAKLIVAHLGGGSSVSAHSNGRMVDLYNSDKEGPFSVERAGALPSHELAEFARERDDYLDYLTHRGGLFSHYGMRDVESIARRVMKEEIDSAPLEAYIYNIAKYSYSLLAVFDGFPDALALTGGVVKCDYVRERLLSKLKGFRVLLFPGEYEMESLAEGAHRVISGSEDALDY